One Pseudomonas muyukensis DNA segment encodes these proteins:
- a CDS encoding DUF2334 domain-containing protein: protein MVEQPGSARSLMLVLHDVAPETWPDYQPFVQAIDALGNVPMTWLVVPDFHHRNALTRSPTFCRLLERRLACGDELALHGYYHADDGPPPRGPGEFFMRRLYTHEGEFYRLDQAQALQRLEAGLALFGQQGWPVAGFVAPAWLMSAGTRQALRQLPLRYTSTPQHLYRLPDFTAYSAPGLVWSARSAWRRGLSKVLSDWQCRRWRDAPTLRLGLHPVDMRHASARNYWLDTLQQLLAEGREPLTKSTWLARQATR, encoded by the coding sequence ATGGTTGAGCAGCCAGGCAGCGCGCGCAGCCTGATGCTGGTGCTGCATGACGTCGCGCCGGAAACCTGGCCGGACTACCAGCCGTTCGTCCAGGCCATCGACGCACTGGGCAACGTGCCCATGACCTGGCTGGTGGTGCCGGACTTCCACCACCGCAATGCGCTGACCCGCTCACCGACCTTCTGCCGCCTGCTCGAACGACGCCTGGCCTGCGGCGACGAGCTGGCCCTGCACGGCTACTACCACGCCGACGACGGCCCGCCGCCACGCGGGCCGGGCGAGTTCTTCATGCGCCGCCTCTATACCCACGAAGGGGAGTTCTACCGCCTGGACCAGGCCCAGGCCTTGCAACGGCTGGAGGCCGGGCTGGCGTTGTTCGGCCAGCAAGGCTGGCCGGTCGCAGGCTTCGTCGCCCCGGCCTGGCTGATGAGCGCCGGCACGCGCCAGGCCCTGCGCCAGCTGCCCCTGCGCTACACCAGCACGCCGCAGCACCTGTATCGCCTGCCGGACTTCACCGCCTACAGCGCCCCCGGCCTGGTGTGGAGCGCCCGCAGTGCCTGGCGTCGGGGCCTGTCGAAGGTGCTCAGCGACTGGCAATGCCGGCGCTGGCGCGACGCCCCCACCTTGCGCCTGGGCCTGCACCCGGTGGACATGCGCCACGCCAGCGCCCGCAACTACTGGCTGGACACCCTGCAGCAGTTGCTGGCCGAGGGCCGCGAACCGCTGACCAAATCCACCTGGCTGGCGCGCCAGGCTACCCGGTGA
- a CDS encoding glycosyltransferase family 4 protein has protein sequence MLIVHIADITMFYAPASGGVRTYLDAKHRRLDAMPGVRHSLLIPGANAGHADGVYQVPAPPLPFGNGYRFPLRLAPWCQVLRRLQPELIEVGDPYLTAWAALEARRQLDVPVIGFYHSDLPLLVSNRMGNWFTPNVEAYVSKLYGNFDRVLAPSQVMADKLRQLGVNDVHVQRLGVDLALFHPERRDPGLRAALGIADSSRLLVFAGRGSREKNLPVLLDCMRTLGAHYHLLLVGSNMPASVPANVSVIDHFCPAHEVARLLASADLLVHAGDQETFGLVILEAMASATPVVAVRAGAFSEIVNDQCGRLCPANDGPAMANAVREVFEAGVRTLGAQARRHAERHYSWDAVVSGLLHHYRAVLGHQPQVRAHG, from the coding sequence ATGCTGATCGTGCACATCGCCGACATCACCATGTTCTACGCCCCGGCCAGCGGCGGCGTACGGACCTATCTTGATGCCAAACACCGCCGCCTCGACGCAATGCCTGGCGTACGCCACAGCCTGCTGATCCCCGGCGCCAACGCCGGCCATGCCGATGGCGTCTACCAGGTCCCCGCCCCGCCACTGCCGTTCGGCAACGGTTACCGCTTTCCCCTGCGCCTGGCCCCCTGGTGCCAGGTGCTGCGCCGCCTGCAACCCGAGCTGATCGAGGTCGGCGACCCCTACCTCACCGCCTGGGCCGCCCTCGAGGCCCGGCGCCAGCTCGACGTGCCGGTGATCGGCTTTTACCACTCCGACCTGCCTTTGCTGGTCAGCAACCGCATGGGCAACTGGTTCACGCCCAACGTCGAGGCCTATGTCAGCAAGTTGTACGGTAACTTCGACCGGGTCCTGGCGCCCAGCCAGGTGATGGCCGACAAGCTGCGCCAGCTCGGCGTCAACGATGTGCATGTGCAGCGCCTGGGGGTCGACCTGGCGCTGTTTCACCCCGAACGCCGCGACCCCGGCCTGCGCGCCGCATTGGGCATCGCCGACTCCAGCCGTCTGCTGGTGTTCGCCGGGCGCGGCTCGCGGGAAAAGAACCTGCCGGTGCTGCTCGACTGCATGCGCACCCTGGGGGCGCACTACCACCTGTTGCTGGTGGGTTCGAACATGCCCGCCAGCGTGCCGGCCAACGTCAGCGTGATCGACCACTTCTGCCCCGCGCACGAGGTCGCCCGGCTGCTGGCCAGCGCCGACCTGCTGGTGCATGCCGGCGACCAGGAAACCTTCGGCCTGGTCATCCTCGAGGCCATGGCCAGCGCCACCCCGGTAGTGGCCGTGCGCGCCGGGGCATTCAGCGAAATCGTCAACGACCAGTGCGGCCGCCTGTGCCCCGCCAACGATGGCCCGGCCATGGCCAACGCCGTGCGCGAGGTGTTCGAGGCCGGGGTGCGGACGCTGGGTGCCCAGGCTCGTCGGCATGCCGAGCGCCATTACAGTTGGGACGCGGTGGTCAGCGGCCTGTTGCATCACTATCGAGCCGTGCTGGGGCATCAGCCCCAGGTGCGTGCCCATGGTTGA
- a CDS encoding methyl-accepting chemotaxis protein, whose product MANSDEQSNRTNSVAAAINQLGAAAQEIAGNAAQASQHASSARLLAEEGQQVVQRNIDAMNRLSDLIVTSSEHIETLNNKTVNIGQILEVITSISQQTNLLALNAAIEAARAGEAGRGFAVVADEVRNLAHRTQESAQQVQTMIEELQVGARESVDTMGQSQRHSQDSMDIANQAGERLGSVTQRIGEIDGMNQSVATATEEQTAVVDSINMDINEINMLNQEGVENLQATLRACSDLEQQAGRLKHLVGSFRI is encoded by the coding sequence ATGGCCAACTCCGACGAGCAGTCCAACCGTACCAACAGCGTCGCCGCCGCCATCAACCAGCTCGGCGCCGCTGCCCAGGAAATCGCCGGCAACGCCGCCCAGGCCTCGCAGCACGCCAGTTCCGCGCGCCTGCTGGCCGAAGAAGGCCAGCAGGTGGTGCAGCGCAACATCGATGCGATGAACCGCCTGTCGGACCTGATCGTCACCTCCAGCGAGCACATCGAGACGTTGAATAACAAGACCGTGAACATCGGTCAGATCCTCGAAGTGATCACCAGCATCTCCCAGCAGACCAACCTGCTGGCGCTCAACGCCGCGATCGAGGCCGCCCGCGCCGGCGAGGCCGGGCGCGGCTTCGCCGTGGTCGCCGATGAGGTGCGCAACCTGGCCCACCGCACCCAGGAGTCGGCGCAACAGGTGCAGACCATGATCGAGGAGCTGCAGGTCGGTGCCCGCGAGTCGGTCGACACCATGGGCCAGAGCCAGCGCCACAGCCAGGACAGCATGGACATCGCCAACCAGGCCGGTGAACGCCTGGGCAGCGTGACCCAGCGTATCGGCGAGATCGACGGCATGAACCAGTCGGTGGCCACCGCCACCGAGGAACAGACCGCCGTGGTCGACTCGATCAACATGGACATCAACGAGATCAACATGCTCAACCAGGAAGGCGTCGAGAACCTGCAGGCCACCCTGCGCGCCTGCTCGGACCTCGAGCAGCAGGCCGGGCGCCTCAAGCACCTGGTCGGCAGTTTCCGCATCTGA
- a CDS encoding helicase HerA-like domain-containing protein: MSDSSQMIVGAGPDGQPVTQAMRLANRHGLVAGATGTGKTVTLQHLAELFSDAGVAVFAADVKGDLCGLGAAGAPQGKVAERIAGMPWLNYRPQAYPVSLWDVAGQTGHPLRTTLSEMGPLLLGNLLELTDSQQAALYAAFKVADREGLLLLDLKDLKALLAHLKDNPQLLGEDSALMTSASTQALLRRLATLEQQGAEALFGEPALQLEDLLRLDGDGRGRIHLLDASRLVHDAPKVYATFLLWLLAELFEQLPERGDADKPVLALFFDEAHLLFNGTPKALQDRLEQVVRLIRSKGVGVYFVTQSPGDLPDAVLAQLGLRIQHGLRAFTAKEQKSLRAVADGFRPNPAFDSLAVLTELGIGEALVGTLEEKGTPAMVQRVLIAPPQSRIGPLSAVERSALIAASPLAGRYDKPIDRESAYELLTQRKGEPVEPVPQPKADEDSFADKAGEFLQSAAGQAIKSAVRQAANQLGRQLVRGLMGSLLGGKKR, encoded by the coding sequence ATGTCAGATTCTTCGCAAATGATTGTAGGAGCAGGCCCTGATGGCCAACCGGTAACCCAGGCCATGCGTCTGGCCAACCGCCACGGCCTGGTGGCGGGGGCGACCGGTACCGGCAAGACCGTCACCTTGCAGCACCTGGCCGAGCTGTTCAGCGATGCCGGCGTCGCGGTGTTCGCCGCCGACGTCAAGGGCGACCTGTGCGGCCTGGGTGCGGCCGGTGCGCCCCAAGGCAAGGTGGCCGAGCGCATTGCCGGCATGCCCTGGCTGAACTATCGGCCCCAGGCCTATCCGGTCAGCTTGTGGGATGTTGCCGGGCAGACCGGGCACCCGCTGCGTACCACCCTGAGCGAGATGGGCCCGCTGTTGCTGGGCAACCTGCTGGAGTTGACCGACAGCCAGCAGGCGGCGTTGTACGCCGCGTTCAAGGTGGCGGACCGCGAAGGCCTGCTGCTGCTCGACCTCAAAGACCTCAAGGCCTTGCTCGCCCACCTGAAGGACAACCCGCAGTTGCTCGGCGAGGACAGCGCGCTGATGACCAGCGCGTCGACCCAGGCCTTGCTGCGCCGCCTGGCGACCCTGGAGCAGCAAGGCGCCGAGGCGCTGTTCGGCGAGCCGGCGCTGCAGCTCGAAGACCTGCTGCGCCTGGATGGCGATGGCCGCGGGCGTATCCACCTGCTCGACGCCAGTCGCCTGGTGCACGATGCGCCCAAGGTCTACGCGACCTTCCTGCTCTGGCTGCTGGCCGAGCTGTTCGAGCAACTGCCCGAACGGGGCGACGCCGACAAACCGGTGCTGGCACTGTTCTTCGACGAGGCGCACCTGCTGTTCAACGGCACGCCCAAGGCCTTGCAGGATCGCCTGGAGCAAGTGGTGCGGCTGATCCGCTCCAAGGGCGTGGGGGTGTACTTCGTCACCCAGTCGCCGGGCGACTTGCCGGATGCCGTGCTGGCGCAGCTGGGCCTGCGCATTCAGCATGGCCTGCGCGCGTTCACGGCCAAGGAGCAGAAGTCGCTGCGCGCCGTGGCCGATGGGTTCCGGCCGAACCCGGCGTTCGACAGCCTGGCGGTGCTCACCGAGTTGGGCATCGGCGAGGCGCTGGTCGGCACCCTGGAAGAAAAGGGCACCCCGGCCATGGTCCAGCGGGTGCTGATCGCGCCGCCGCAGTCACGCATCGGGCCGTTGAGCGCGGTCGAGCGCAGTGCGTTGATCGCGGCGTCACCCCTGGCCGGGCGTTATGACAAGCCGATCGATCGCGAGTCGGCCTACGAACTGCTGACCCAGCGCAAGGGCGAGCCGGTGGAGCCGGTACCGCAGCCCAAGGCTGACGAGGACAGCTTTGCCGACAAGGCCGGCGAGTTCCTGCAGAGTGCCGCGGGGCAGGCGATCAAGTCGGCGGTGCGCCAGGCGGCCAACCAGTTGGGCCGGCAGTTGGTGCGCGGGCTGATGGGGTCGTTGCTGGGGGGCAAGAAGCGCTAG
- a CDS encoding inorganic phosphate transporter, producing the protein MIDLFSGLDAWVVVSLMLALTFVLAFEFINGFHDTANAVATVIYTKAMPPHLAVFFSGVFNFLGVLLGGVGVAYAIVHLLPVELLINVNTGHGLAMVFSLLAAAITWNLGTWYFGIPASSSHTLIGSILGVGLANAVLSDIPLGDGVNWQKAIDIALSLVVSPMAGFAVAALVLLGLKWWRPLSKMHKTPDQRRKLDDKKHPPFWNRLVLVISAMGVSFVHGSNDGQKGIGLIMLVLIGIVPAKFVLDLNSTTYQIERTRDATLHMSQFYQRNAATLGEFLALGKAKSNDLPEQFSCNPQQTEPTIAALQSSLAGVTDYRDLSADKRVEVRRYLLCLDDTAKKVGKLPGLEAREKADLEKLRKDLTATTEYAPFWVIVAVALALGLGTMVGWKRVVLTVGEKIGKQGMTYAQGMSAQITAACAIGMANIFSLPVSTTHVLSSGVAGTMVANKSGLQGGTVKTILLAWVLTLPASMGLAAGLFWLASKAIG; encoded by the coding sequence ATGATCGATTTATTCAGCGGACTGGATGCCTGGGTCGTCGTGAGCCTGATGCTCGCTCTGACCTTCGTGCTCGCATTCGAGTTCATCAATGGCTTTCATGACACCGCCAACGCGGTAGCCACTGTCATCTATACCAAAGCCATGCCGCCACACCTGGCCGTATTCTTCTCCGGTGTGTTCAACTTCCTCGGAGTCCTGCTGGGCGGCGTCGGGGTGGCCTATGCCATCGTCCACCTGCTGCCGGTGGAACTGCTGATCAACGTGAACACCGGCCACGGCCTGGCCATGGTCTTCTCGCTGCTGGCCGCGGCCATCACCTGGAACCTGGGCACCTGGTACTTCGGCATCCCGGCCTCCAGCTCGCACACCCTGATCGGCTCGATCCTCGGCGTGGGCCTGGCCAATGCCGTGCTCAGCGACATCCCCCTGGGTGACGGCGTCAACTGGCAGAAGGCGATCGACATCGCCCTGTCGCTGGTGGTCTCGCCCATGGCCGGCTTCGCCGTCGCCGCACTGGTGCTGCTCGGCCTGAAGTGGTGGCGCCCGCTGTCGAAGATGCACAAAACCCCGGACCAGCGCCGCAAGCTCGACGACAAGAAGCACCCGCCGTTCTGGAACCGCCTGGTGCTGGTGATCTCGGCCATGGGCGTGAGCTTCGTGCACGGCTCCAACGACGGCCAGAAAGGCATCGGCCTGATCATGCTGGTGCTGATCGGTATCGTCCCGGCCAAGTTCGTGCTCGACCTGAACAGCACCACCTACCAGATCGAGCGAACCCGCGACGCCACCCTGCACATGAGCCAGTTCTACCAGCGCAACGCCGCCACCCTCGGCGAGTTCCTGGCCCTGGGCAAGGCCAAGTCGAACGACCTGCCGGAGCAGTTCAGCTGCAACCCGCAACAGACCGAGCCGACCATCGCCGCACTGCAATCGTCGCTGGCCGGTGTGACCGACTACCGCGACCTGAGCGCCGACAAGCGCGTCGAAGTGCGCCGCTACCTGCTGTGCCTGGACGACACGGCGAAGAAGGTCGGCAAGCTGCCAGGCCTGGAAGCCCGTGAAAAGGCCGACCTGGAGAAACTGCGCAAGGACCTGACCGCCACCACCGAATATGCCCCGTTCTGGGTGATCGTGGCCGTCGCCCTGGCCCTGGGCCTGGGTACCATGGTCGGCTGGAAGCGCGTGGTGCTGACCGTCGGCGAAAAAATCGGCAAGCAGGGCATGACCTATGCCCAGGGCATGTCGGCGCAGATCACCGCGGCCTGCGCCATCGGCATGGCCAACATCTTCAGCCTGCCGGTGTCCACCACCCACGTCCTGTCGTCGGGTGTGGCCGGTACCATGGTCGCCAACAAGAGCGGCCTGCAAGGCGGCACCGTGAAGACCATCCTGCTGGCCTGGGTGCTGACCCTGCCGGCGTCGATGGGCCTGGCGGCCGGCCTGTTCTGGCTGGCGTCCAAGGCCATTGGCTGA
- the pcaR gene encoding pca regulon transcriptional regulator PcaR, which produces MNDETSGPVPNEPARSSVSALAPPIVASAAKRIQAFTGDPDFMTSLARGLAVIQAFQERKRHLTIAQISHRTEIPRAAVRRCLHTLMKLGYATTDGRTYSLLPKVLTLGHAYLSSTPLAVSAQPYLDRISDQLHEAANMATLEGDDILYIARSATVERLISVDLSVGGRLPAYCTSMGRILLAALDDASLHEYLERADLKARTSRTLHDAQSLLACIQQVREQGWCVVDQELEQGLRSIAVPIYDASGQVLAALNVSTHVGRVSRGELEQRFLPILLAASRDLCHQLFG; this is translated from the coding sequence ATGAACGATGAAACCTCCGGCCCGGTGCCGAACGAGCCAGCGCGCAGCAGTGTGTCGGCCCTGGCGCCGCCGATCGTGGCCTCGGCGGCCAAACGTATCCAGGCATTCACCGGCGACCCGGATTTCATGACCTCCCTGGCCCGTGGCCTGGCGGTGATCCAGGCCTTCCAGGAACGCAAACGCCACCTGACCATCGCCCAGATCAGCCACCGCACGGAAATCCCCCGGGCGGCGGTACGGCGTTGCCTGCACACGCTGATGAAGCTTGGCTATGCCACCACCGACGGTCGCACCTATTCATTGCTGCCCAAGGTGCTGACCCTGGGGCATGCCTACCTGTCCTCGACACCGTTGGCGGTTTCGGCGCAGCCCTACCTGGACCGCATCAGCGACCAACTGCACGAGGCGGCCAACATGGCCACCCTGGAAGGCGACGACATCCTTTACATAGCGCGCTCGGCCACGGTGGAGCGGTTGATCTCGGTCGACCTGTCGGTGGGTGGACGGCTACCGGCCTATTGCACGTCGATGGGGCGCATCCTGTTGGCGGCGCTGGACGATGCCAGCCTGCACGAGTACCTGGAGCGCGCCGACCTGAAGGCGCGGACCAGCCGCACGCTGCACGATGCGCAATCGCTGCTGGCCTGTATCCAGCAGGTGCGCGAGCAGGGTTGGTGCGTGGTCGACCAGGAGCTGGAGCAGGGGCTGCGCTCGATTGCCGTGCCTATCTACGACGCCTCGGGGCAGGTGCTGGCGGCGTTGAATGTGAGTACCCATGTAGGCCGGGTCAGCCGTGGCGAGTTGGAGCAGCGGTTCCTGCCGATCCTGCTGGCAGCCAGCCGGGATCTGTGCCACCAGTTGTTTGGTTGA
- a CDS encoding MFS transporter: MNKPQSAVGHCLDVQSLINAQPLSRYQWRVVILCFLIVFLDGLDTAAMGFIAPALSQEWGIDRASLGPVMSAALIGMVFGALGSGPLADRFGRKGVLVGAVLVFGGFSLASAYANNVEQLLVLRFLTGLGLGAGMPNATTLLSEYTPERLKSLLVTSMFCGFNLGMAGGGFISAKLIPAYGWHSLLVIGGVLPLLLALVLLVWLPESARFLVVRNRGSDKVRKTLAPIAPALVAKAASFSVPEQKAVAARNVFAVIFSGTYGVGTLLLWLTYFMGLVIVYLLTSWLPTLMRDSGASMEQAAFIGALFQFGGVLSAVAVGWAMDRFNPHKVIGLFYLLAGVFAYAVGQSLGNITLLATLVLVAGMCVNGAQSAMPSLAARFYPTQGRATGVSWMLGIGRFGAILGAWSGATLLGLGWNFEQVLTALLVPAALAAVGVVVKGLVSHADAT; encoded by the coding sequence ATGAACAAACCGCAATCCGCCGTCGGCCACTGCCTCGACGTGCAGTCCTTGATCAATGCCCAGCCCTTGTCTCGCTACCAGTGGCGGGTGGTGATCCTGTGCTTCCTGATCGTTTTCCTCGACGGCCTGGATACCGCCGCCATGGGCTTCATCGCCCCGGCGCTGTCCCAGGAGTGGGGGATCGACCGTGCCAGCCTGGGCCCGGTGATGAGCGCCGCGTTGATCGGCATGGTGTTCGGCGCATTGGGTTCTGGCCCGCTGGCCGACCGCTTCGGGCGCAAGGGCGTGCTGGTGGGAGCGGTGCTGGTGTTCGGCGGGTTCAGCCTGGCCTCGGCTTACGCGAACAATGTCGAGCAGTTGCTGGTGCTGCGGTTTCTCACCGGGCTGGGCCTGGGGGCTGGCATGCCCAATGCCACCACGCTGCTGTCCGAGTACACCCCCGAGCGGCTCAAGTCGCTGCTGGTGACCAGCATGTTCTGCGGTTTCAACCTGGGGATGGCCGGCGGCGGGTTCATTTCCGCCAAGCTGATCCCGGCCTACGGCTGGCACAGCCTGCTGGTGATCGGCGGCGTGTTGCCGTTGCTGCTGGCGCTGGTGTTGCTGGTCTGGTTGCCGGAGTCGGCGCGGTTCCTGGTGGTGCGCAACCGTGGCAGCGACAAGGTGCGCAAGACCCTGGCGCCGATCGCCCCGGCGCTGGTGGCCAAGGCGGCGAGCTTCAGTGTGCCGGAGCAAAAGGCCGTGGCGGCGCGCAACGTGTTCGCGGTGATCTTCTCGGGTACCTATGGAGTGGGCACCCTGCTGCTGTGGCTGACCTACTTCATGGGCCTGGTGATCGTCTACCTGCTGACCAGCTGGCTGCCGACGCTGATGCGCGACAGTGGCGCCAGCATGGAGCAGGCGGCATTCATCGGCGCGCTGTTCCAGTTCGGAGGCGTGCTCAGCGCGGTGGCGGTGGGCTGGGCGATGGACCGCTTCAATCCGCACAAGGTGATCGGCCTCTTCTACCTGCTGGCCGGCGTGTTCGCCTACGCGGTGGGGCAGAGCCTGGGCAACATCACCTTGCTGGCGACCCTGGTGCTGGTCGCGGGCATGTGCGTGAACGGCGCGCAATCGGCGATGCCATCGCTGGCGGCGCGGTTCTACCCGACCCAGGGGCGGGCCACGGGCGTCTCGTGGATGCTCGGTATTGGCCGCTTCGGCGCGATCCTGGGGGCCTGGAGCGGGGCGACGCTGCTGGGGCTAGGCTGGAACTTCGAGCAGGTGCTGACGGCGCTGCTGGTGCCGGCGGCCCTGGCGGCCGTGGGGGTGGTGGTCAAAGGGCTGGTAAGCCACGCGGATGCTACCTGA
- a CDS encoding CoA transferase subunit A → MAAILSLHEAVKQFVHDGDSVALEGFTHLIPSAAGHEIIRQGKRDLTLVRMTPDLIYDQLIGAGCARKLVFSWGGNPGVGSLHRLRDAVEKHWPHAIEIEEHSHADLANAYVAGASGLPFAVLRAYAGSDLPKVNPLIKSVTCPFTGEVLAAVPSLRPDVTVIHAQKADRKGNVLLWGILGVQKEAALAAKRCIVTVEEIVDDLNAPMNACVLPTWALSAVCLVPGGAHPSYAHGYYERDNRFYQAWDPIARDREAFSGWIDTYIRGTADFTEFQARLASTAEAAQ, encoded by the coding sequence ATGGCAGCAATCCTCTCGCTTCACGAGGCTGTGAAGCAGTTTGTCCACGACGGCGACAGCGTCGCCCTCGAGGGCTTCACCCACCTGATCCCCAGTGCCGCCGGCCACGAAATCATCCGCCAGGGCAAGCGCGACCTGACCCTGGTGCGCATGACCCCGGACCTGATCTACGACCAGCTGATCGGCGCCGGCTGCGCGCGCAAGCTGGTCTTCTCCTGGGGGGGCAACCCCGGAGTCGGCTCGCTGCACCGCCTGCGCGATGCCGTGGAGAAGCACTGGCCGCACGCCATCGAGATCGAGGAACACAGCCACGCCGACCTGGCCAACGCCTATGTCGCTGGCGCCTCCGGCCTGCCGTTCGCCGTGCTGCGTGCCTACGCCGGCTCCGACCTGCCGAAGGTCAACCCGCTGATCAAGTCGGTGACCTGCCCGTTCACCGGCGAGGTACTCGCCGCGGTGCCCTCGTTGCGCCCGGACGTCACCGTGATCCACGCGCAAAAGGCCGACCGCAAGGGCAACGTGCTGTTGTGGGGCATCCTGGGCGTGCAGAAGGAAGCGGCATTGGCCGCCAAGCGCTGCATCGTCACCGTCGAGGAAATCGTCGACGACCTGAACGCGCCGATGAACGCCTGCGTGTTGCCGACCTGGGCCTTGAGCGCGGTGTGCCTGGTGCCCGGTGGCGCCCACCCGTCCTACGCCCACGGCTACTACGAACGCGACAATCGCTTCTACCAGGCCTGGGACCCGATCGCCCGCGACCGCGAGGCGTTCAGCGGGTGGATCGATACTTATATCCGCGGCACCGCCGACTTCACTGAATTCCAGGCCAGGTTGGCCAGCACCGCGGAGGCCGCGCAATGA
- a CDS encoding CoA-transferase subunit beta: MNYSTAEMMTVAAARRLRNGAVCFVGIGLPSKAANLARLTSSPDVVLIYESGPIGAKPSVLPLSIGDGELAETADTVVPTGEIFRYWLQGGRIDVGFLGAAQVDRFGNINTTVVGDYHAPKTRLPGAGGAPEIAGSARQVLIILKQSTRAFVDKLDFITSVGHGEGGDSRKRLGLPGEGPVGIITDLCIMTPEQGTYEFVVTSIHPGVSREQIVAATGWPIRFADSVVETPAPSAVELSALRDLEARTAAAHGQMAGEA; the protein is encoded by the coding sequence ATGAACTATTCCACCGCCGAAATGATGACCGTCGCTGCCGCCCGCCGCCTGCGCAATGGCGCGGTGTGCTTCGTCGGCATCGGCCTGCCGTCCAAGGCCGCCAACCTGGCGCGGCTGACGTCGTCGCCCGATGTGGTGCTGATCTACGAATCCGGTCCGATCGGCGCCAAGCCCAGCGTGCTGCCGCTGTCGATCGGCGATGGCGAACTGGCCGAGACCGCCGACACCGTGGTGCCGACCGGCGAGATCTTCCGCTACTGGCTGCAAGGCGGGCGCATCGACGTGGGCTTTCTCGGCGCCGCCCAGGTCGACCGTTTCGGCAATATCAACACCACCGTGGTCGGCGACTACCATGCGCCCAAGACCCGCCTGCCCGGGGCGGGCGGTGCGCCAGAGATCGCCGGTTCGGCCAGGCAGGTGCTGATCATCCTCAAGCAGTCGACGCGGGCCTTTGTCGACAAACTCGACTTCATCACCTCGGTCGGCCATGGCGAGGGCGGCGACTCGCGCAAGCGCCTGGGCCTGCCCGGTGAAGGGCCGGTGGGCATCATCACCGACCTGTGCATCATGACGCCGGAGCAGGGGACCTACGAGTTCGTGGTCACTTCGATCCACCCGGGGGTGAGCCGCGAACAGATTGTCGCTGCCACCGGCTGGCCGATCCGTTTCGCCGACAGCGTGGTCGAAACCCCCGCGCCGAGCGCAGTGGAGCTGTCGGCGCTGCGCGACCTCGAGGCGCGTACCGCCGCCGCCCATGGCCAGATGGCAGGAGAAGCCTGA
- the pcaF gene encoding 3-oxoadipyl-CoA thiolase has product MMRDVFICDAIRTPIGRFGGALASVRADDLAAVPLKALIERNPHVQWQLLDEVFLGCANQAGEDNRNVARMALLLAGLPQGVAGVTLNRLCASGMDAIGTAFRAIASGEMELAIAGGVESMSRAPFVMGKAESGYSRSMKLEDTTIGWRFVNPLMKAQYGVDAMPETADNVADDYQVSRADQDDFALRSQQKAAAAQAAGFFAEEIVPVRIAHKKGETVVTEDEHLRPDTTLQALGKLKPVNGPDKTVTAGNASGVNDGAAALILASAEAVKRHGLTPRARVLGMASAGVAPRLMGIGPVPAVRKLTERLGLALSDFDVIELNEAFASQGLAVLRELGLADDAPQVNPNGGAIALGHPLGMSGARLVLTALHQLERSGGRKGLATMCVGVGQGLALAIERV; this is encoded by the coding sequence CTGATGCGTGACGTTTTCATCTGCGACGCTATCCGCACCCCCATCGGCCGTTTCGGCGGGGCCCTGGCCAGCGTGCGTGCCGACGACCTGGCGGCGGTGCCACTCAAGGCCCTGATCGAGCGCAACCCGCACGTCCAATGGCAACTGCTCGACGAAGTGTTCCTCGGCTGCGCCAACCAGGCCGGCGAGGACAACCGCAACGTGGCGCGCATGGCGTTGCTGCTGGCCGGCCTGCCACAGGGCGTTGCCGGCGTGACCCTCAACCGCCTGTGCGCCTCGGGCATGGACGCCATCGGCACCGCCTTCCGTGCCATCGCCAGTGGCGAGATGGAGTTGGCCATTGCCGGTGGCGTCGAGTCGATGTCCCGCGCACCGTTCGTCATGGGCAAGGCCGAGAGCGGCTACTCGCGCAGCATGAAGCTGGAGGACACGACCATTGGCTGGCGTTTTGTCAATCCGTTGATGAAGGCGCAGTACGGGGTGGATGCGATGCCCGAGACCGCCGACAACGTCGCCGACGACTACCAGGTGTCGCGCGCCGACCAGGATGACTTTGCCCTGCGCAGCCAGCAGAAGGCCGCCGCGGCACAGGCGGCAGGCTTTTTCGCCGAAGAGATCGTGCCGGTGCGTATCGCCCACAAGAAAGGCGAGACCGTGGTTACCGAGGACGAGCACCTGCGCCCGGATACCACCTTGCAAGCCTTGGGCAAGCTCAAACCGGTGAACGGGCCGGACAAGACGGTTACCGCCGGCAATGCCTCGGGGGTGAACGACGGCGCCGCCGCGCTGATCCTGGCGTCGGCCGAGGCCGTGAAGCGCCATGGCCTGACGCCCCGCGCGCGGGTTCTGGGCATGGCCAGCGCCGGGGTGGCGCCGCGGCTGATGGGCATCGGCCCGGTGCCGGCGGTGCGCAAGCTGACCGAGCGGCTGGGCCTGGCGCTGAGCGACTTCGATGTCATCGAGCTCAACGAGGCGTTCGCCAGCCAGGGCCTGGCGGTGTTGCGCGAGCTGGGCCTGGCCGACGATGCGCCGCAGGTCAATCCCAACGGTGGGGCGATTGCCTTGGGCCACCCGCTGGGGATGAGCGGGGCGCGCCTGGTGCTGACGGCGTTGCACCAGTTGGAGCGCAGCGGTGGGCGCAAGGGCTTGGCGACCATGTGCGTCGGGGTTGGCCAAGGCTTGGCGCTGGCCATCGAGCGGGTTTGA